The nucleotide window gcactttcctggccgatcgagcaggccattcgatcggagatcctggccgatcggttgacactttcctctttgggaggcctataaatagccctgtcctTGTCACCCTTTCTATTTTTGGTAAGCTCTAACCgaaccagccttgttcttcaccttttctcagatttctctcaactccggtaagttttcactctaattcttgtacgtttttgatcattacatgattctacacctttctatctttcaaaacttgatttctaactgtgaaatcaccaagatctaagtgttcttgggtgatgtcatcatgatgttcttgaagaacatcatactttggcctcattcaaccatgaatagcttagatctgaccgatttccacataaacaaactaagatttgtaagaatcttaacattttcatggaaggatttccaacttttcttcaacattttacactcaaaaccttaaaaaccgatagaaacggagctcaaaccaactaactaatcattctaacggttaaaaggttcaagattcggatactatctacgaggttcaccgattccgggttaaatatcaaactaccgttccgaacagttcactggccggacttgggtgattcctgtccaaaccagggaaacaagtaagaacccacgttctacggtttaactcgctgtcaaaataccttaaaatcatatcaaaacaaccaaaacagccaagtgttagacgaagggccgaccaggtcagaaatgctggccgaacggctaggctgttcgaacgaacaacccagccgatcgaacataccagccgatctgccgggccagccgatcggctagcacatggttccacacttttcaaattttatgaagtatgctattgacgaaatgatgttcgatcgaatacgctactcgattggtaaacattgaCGAACTTCTGCTGATAaccacttctgaagttcctaaccgatcggttaagccggccgatcgaatggaccgttcgatcgatcgacctgaaaggtaagaacacttcagtgttctcaaatactacaacgaaagcttcaaaagttcaaaccatcacaaacaaacacatcagaggaagaaacaatccactcgaatggtccagccgatcgagcctaccggccgatcggacaggattattcaaacggactttcaagccaaacgaacagcccgttcgatcgaacctgctgttcgatcgaccaggctattcgatccatttacacttgtttgcatttccgcgttactcattgttgtgctatcgaactattcaggctaaccctactctcagcgctcccttcaatccataaccaatcactgtgagtatactcgaaccctttttgctttagcacttttgggtgttacatacgttacttatcaaaatcacaatcgaacacactattcaaactatttgaacgctaaccgattgcatgtattacgtgactaaaagtatgcttgttgttatgtttacacgtggaatgttgtctacctgccttagcaacgtagtactatagtttggactcagcacccgttcacacgggggttgttaaggacaattacttgcatgaattacggtggtaatcatatattgcgaactgtctcggacagtcaacccacagtcgttggtatcgataggtccatgtcgataattaacatgcatcatttccctctgtgtacgtgctggttatgcgtaaactattcgaactctatatgctattattaaacttgtatgctcacctttacatttcatgtattgactttattttaacgtatgtgacaggtgtttaaggtatttgcttgctagggaagtgaagctagaataaagccttagaggcccccaacaaatagttgtctgtcgggaacaagcaactagggcataattgtctgtagatcttgtcagtctgGGTCTTTAGGGGCATTTGAACAACATTTATGTTTAATTTGAATCTGAGTCGTCGGAACAGGATttaattgtttggatgttatctgtaataacttgttatttattcgggatacggtatgggacgtatcaatttaaactgaatttgtattaatagttgttgtggaaacttctggacaatctgtttcgctcagtgccgcgccccgatgattccgccatcggttggggtgtgacagtggcgGTAGTGGTCAGGCGGTGGTCGGTGGTGGCGATGACGACGGTGAGTGTTGGTGGTCAACGGTAGCGGGTGGTGGCAACGGAGaatgggtggttgtggtggtcgACGAAGGGTGGCGATGGTTTATGATGGCGGGTGGCAGCAATGGTAGTCGATGGCGGTGGCGGCGGGTGGCGGagaacggtggtggtggtggtcgccGGAGGTTGGTGGCGGGTGGTGATGacggcaggtggtggtggtggtggcaaatGGTGGAGGTGGCAAATGGTGGAGGTGATGGGTAGTGTTTGTGGCGTAGACTgagagagggaatggaatggaaaaaaaacagggGGAGTGAATGCAATgaatttgagggaatggaatgactTATGTAATGGATGATTCCATTACGTTGACCAACTAAACACCCTTTTTTATTCCCTTATAATAACTAATTctattccacctctcattcctacataccaaacactacctaaaaTATCATTTTGGATGCTTTGGGTTGGATTTGGTTAAAAATGGAGGGGAAAAAAGAATTAAGGTACTTAGGGTTGTGCCTCTACCAATTTGTATATTTTGGAGTTgaatttggttaaaaatgaggtgAATGTCCTCGTTGGTTAGGGTCATTAGGGTACTGTAGGTACATAGCTCTCGTATCTTAACTCGTATAAGAGATGCTCTCCACGCGGGGAGTGGTAAACTCTTCATGTCAGCCAATCATCTCATGTCATGTCAACTCCCctctttacttctcattttttaCTTAAACATTGGCAACATTCCACCCAAacaatttttcttaaaaaaataagataaaagtGATTGGTTGATATAGAGTGTGACCCATCATTAACCCTCTCTCTTTCCTCTTCCCTACGCATTGACTACTCCCTGATCTTTGATAGTGTATACGGGTCGGTGGCGGTGTACCCACTTAGTAAACCCCTATCACCTCAGCACTTCCCACCAACACCCGTATGCCCTAAAGTTTATTCGGATTTTACTTTGGTCATAAGTAAATCCCAATTCAATAAACTAGTTTGATGACACTAAATCACCAAGTCATAAACAAATAACTAACTTTATATTAGTTTATATTGATtgatatattaatattaatatctaTTAATAGACCTAGGGAAATGAATAGTTGTTCTAAATTTTAATATATTTCAATTACTATATCATAAAATATTTCAATAAAAAGTTTAGTCGTTTATAACACATGTTTTATTAAgaaaaattggtatttaataaaccaacctttgcccagttggtaaataataatccaacctacagaattggtatataataatcctacttATCAATATGTTGGTTCTCAATGaacctccgttagttttttttaactgaagttagtttttaagttttatttattacacaaacagtccttgtagttgtaatttactagttttaactatgagttaatagccaaaatggtccctgaggttaatagccatagcaccgccaccaccaccaccaccaccaccaccaccaccgctgccaccaccaccaccgtcgctaGAGCTGTTGGATCTGTGATGTTTTTGGTCAGTCATCGTCTGTTGCTGCATCTGAATTCAAACCCCTTAGGGGTCGATGATCAAAgacagatggtggtggtggcggtgcggtggtggcggtggtggtggcggtggcggtgcggtggtggtggtggcggtgctgtggcgatggtggtggtggtggtggtggcgatggtggtggtggtggcggcggtgcggtggtggtggtggtggtgcggtggcggtggtggtggtggcggtggtggtggtggtgatagtggtggtggcggtgctgtggcggcggcggtggtggtggtgacggtggcggtggcggtgctgtggctattaacctcagggaccattttggctattaactcatagttaaaactagtaaattacaactacagggactgtttgtgtaataaataaaacttaaaaactaacttcagttaaaaaaaactaacggaggttcattgagtaccaacatattgataggtaggattattatataccaattctgtaggttgaattattatttaccaactggccaaaggttggtttattaaataccaattttccttttATTAATGAACACCTAGAAAAGACATTTTCATTGTAAATCATCTAATGATATAGTTTTTTTTATGATAAAAATTTAGTTTTTTAGTAGTAAATATAATGTTTCATCGTGTTAATATGATATTGTCGCAAATGTACAATGCTCAACAATAGAAAAGGACGTTCGGTTTTAGTATACACATTTATCTTTCGGTGATGAGATATATTTTCTTGTAAAACTAATTAATATTTTGTGGTCCAATTATTTCTTAATTCTAAAAATTTTTGGATGGTCGAAATTACCCTTTTCTATTTATGTCGCCTCACGCAAGTGAGATGTAAGAAACGTTTATGGCATGGGGACAAGTGGAGGAGACAAACAACAACATATTTGTTTACATTGCTTTATGTAAACAACACAATAAAATCAAATAATACGATTATGTATTTCGTTTTATTCTTTATTTTAATCTTAATTTCTATAATACAAAACTAACATAGGACAAAACATTTAGTTATGGCCCAACAAATAAATCTTAACCTATAAACTACGATGGCTTCCTGACCTGTCTTATTAAAAAACCCATTATATGATCGCTTGAACATTGTAGCGTTTAGAAACAGAAATTTCTTTTTTCTTATGTTTCTTGGACTACTTTACATAGATATTTCTTTTATCTTATGTTTCCGTCTTTTCTTATATTTTCTTCAACTACTTCACCTGGGTAGGCAAACAACAAGAAGTTACAACACTGGATACCTTTGACGATGGAAAACTTTGTCGGATTGGCATGTTCTAATCAAGTCATAACATGTTAAACACGTTAGAGGGTGATAATATACGGGTTAAACATGGTGTAAACGAGTTGACGGTCGACCTATTTAATTGCAAGGGATTAACGTGTTGATTTGTTTAATTAAACGTGTTAATCCAAACATAACTTGTTTATTAAACATGTTCAGAATGGATATAAGATGAATAAGATATCTATCAATATTAAAAGTTATTTATTTAAATTGAATAAGTTGTGAGAAATTAGGTGGCAAGATACCTATCATGAAAATCGTATTTgaaaaatattttagtattattaatGACGCCACCATCTCCACTAATCTCATATTAGATTTGATGCTTGTTTTGACGCGTATATAAGGCTAAAGGGTATGGGGAGCATGAGTTGGGTCATTAATGCCACATAGGATCATTAATGGATTGTTATACCATCCCCTTCCTTCATCcaccatggttggcatggattaaaccatggcaaccatgagccTACTTTCCTTTTtcaatgattcattttccttttctacaaaaataaattaaaataggaagatagtggtttgggtcatgatcACACCCTTAgagtagtggttttggatgatggattagaagTGAATGACATGGCGCCGATGTGGAGGATCATGGTGaccatgagggtcatgaccacaccctatatcCTAATTGATCAGGACCACCTCAACAAACACACATTGTTTTATAAATTAACATGATTTGTTGTCTGCTTTAGATATTGAAAGCAGAAGATTCAAACGTAAGTTTAGGCTTTCATTTATAAAGATTCAAGCTTTAGTTTAGGCTTTCCATATATAATATAAAAGTTCGGTCCAACAACCTACAACAAAATCGATATATGATAACTATTTGCAATCAATAATTTTAAAGTTATGTACTTGGACGTTTGTATAATATAATTGTGTGATATTAAAATTGTCATCTTTGAATAGATCAACCCTTTTCATGTGAAAATCACAAAAAAAGGCCCTGTTcgagataaaaaaaaaaaaattgggctctaTTCGCAAATCTTCATATAACATAAACTTATCAATCATtcaatcacacacacacacacacacacacatatatatatatatatatatatgtatatactaaaaattcataatactacgataattgttatgaaatagataaaacaaattaacataaatagtgtagcaaaaatgATTAAAGTATCGAACTTACTTGCTAAGCAAACAGTGTGGTTCTCATAGCATTTTTTTGAAGCAAAGCTCTCAATCAACTCCTTATAATCCATAGTATCTTATATTTCACTTTCAATAGATATTGTCGCCAACCCGTTTAGCCTTTCTTGTGACATTGTAGAACGTAAATAggtcttcaacaacttcaactttGAGAAACTTCTTTCTGCCGATGCCACGGTTACCGAAAATGTCTTccaaattgtaggatcgtttggcgacctATATGAGTCGTTCAGAGTCAATACTAAGCTgtttgaaaggcggaaacagtcaaACAACTGAGAATCAgtgatagaaaggtgtagaaacagaGATTTATACTTAATACTGGTTTTTCATTGATATTCAACTTGATTACACGGTGAAAATtaggcagcacttcgttacacagtCACCTATTTCGTACCAAATGAAAAACCACACTGCCATATTTATAGGcagttgatttcgcacgaaatgaccacatatcatttcgtacgaaatgacaaacttgatttcgtacgaaatagccacATGCTATTTCGTGCAAAATGACTTTCAATTATACAAAACATTACATTTTGACATAATTAACCCTATTACAAGCTACCGACATGACCTAGACTGTTGACGTAGgctatagacattatgcaccaacaaactcccccttggatattgtcggAGTCTTCAGTCAGGTCTTCAGCGCTTTCTTTACAATGACTTAAACTTCTCTTCCCTTGGCTTAGGCTTCCTCAGCAACAGCTTCCTAAGCTTTTCATTCTCTTCAACCTTTTTCTTTTCCTCTGCAGCCATTCTTTGCACCACAGTATGCCTTAGCATGTTATCTCTTTCTTCACGAGCTCTCCTTTCTCTCAGCCTTTCGAGCTTCTTCTTTCTCAATCTTTCACCAGTTAGACGACCATTTACTCTCAGCATTAATCCCTTTCTGGAAGCAGATAGATACAACCTTCTGAAATTGCATTGCTTAATCTTTATCTTCAGCTTTAAATCTAATCttgttaacaaacaaacactctaTGTCTTTTGCTGAGCAATTAACCAACCACAAAGGATCATACACTGAGATGTATTTGACTTCATTTTCAACTTTGTAGGTAATCACAGCCTCAGTTGTCAAACAGTTGTACACCCAATACAAGAAACCTGTATGGAAATCCTGCTCCATTTTTGGCACATGAATGTTCTTTATCACTTTCGGCTTCTTTATCTTCAGAATTGTCTCTTCAGCACCTGTTTCAGGATCCACTCTCTTCACTTATTTGGATAGTGAGGTTTCCAGTGCTTGAAGTTTTTGAATGCTTCATACTTCATCAAACCCCAGATAGGCACATCATGCTTTCTGATAGGATAGTTCAAAGTTCTAAC belongs to Helianthus annuus cultivar XRQ/B chromosome 5, HanXRQr2.0-SUNRISE, whole genome shotgun sequence and includes:
- the LOC110943504 gene encoding circumsporozoite protein-like — translated: MGGGGDQWRLVAVAAMGGGGRWVTVVSGGGGDGQGWRWSAVAGGGDDGGWWWLMVASGGRGGCGGSGQAVVGGGDDDGECWWSTVAGGGNGEWVVVVVDEGWRWFMMAGGSNGSRWRWRRVAENGGGGGRRRLVAGGDDGRWWWWWQMVEVANGGGDG